A single region of the Streptomyces sp. ITFR-16 genome encodes:
- a CDS encoding ABC transporter permease subunit, translating into MASVPAVLTSEWTKIRTVSSTTWTLISAFVVTVAMGAALCAVMNAQFDDLSEAERATFDPTFLSFSGMILGQLAMVVFGVLVVGTEYSSGMIRTSLAAVPQRATFLFSKMLVAGVLALVVGLATSFVTFFLGQALLGDHRTDIGADNVLRAVIGGGLYMGLIAVFSMAVATMLRSSMLSLGILMPFFFLVSQILSAVPGAKSVARYFPDQAGSKIMQVVPDAMNSDPAPYGPWAGLLIMVAWVVAAVIGGFLVLKKRDA; encoded by the coding sequence ATGGCATCGGTACCCGCGGTCCTGACCTCCGAATGGACCAAGATCCGGACGGTCTCCTCGACCACCTGGACACTGATCTCCGCGTTCGTCGTCACCGTGGCGATGGGTGCGGCGCTCTGCGCGGTGATGAACGCCCAGTTCGACGACCTCTCCGAGGCGGAACGGGCCACCTTCGACCCCACCTTCCTCAGCTTCTCCGGGATGATTCTCGGCCAGCTGGCGATGGTGGTCTTCGGCGTCCTGGTGGTGGGTACGGAGTACAGCTCCGGCATGATCCGCACCTCGCTGGCGGCCGTGCCGCAGCGCGCCACCTTCCTCTTCAGCAAGATGCTGGTGGCCGGCGTGCTGGCGCTGGTGGTCGGCCTGGCCACCAGTTTCGTCACGTTCTTCCTCGGCCAGGCGCTGCTGGGCGACCACCGCACCGACATCGGAGCGGACAACGTGCTGCGGGCGGTCATCGGCGGCGGCCTCTACATGGGGCTGATCGCGGTCTTCTCGATGGCGGTGGCGACGATGCTGCGCAGTTCCATGCTGTCGCTCGGCATCCTGATGCCGTTCTTCTTCCTGGTCTCGCAGATCCTGTCGGCGGTCCCGGGCGCCAAGAGCGTCGCCCGCTACTTCCCCGACCAGGCCGGGTCCAAGATCATGCAGGTGGTGCCGGACGCGATGAACAGCGACCCGGCGCCCTACGGGCCGTGGGCCGGGCTGCTGATCATGGTCGCCTGGGTGGTGGCCGCGGTGATCGGCGGCTTCCTCGTCCTCAAGAAGCGGGACGCCTGA
- a CDS encoding ABC transporter permease subunit, whose amino-acid sequence MTTPSTPPTPQAPHPQQAYQQAPAPQQYGQVVQAGYTSPIPVRPATLGDAIASEWTKIRSVRSTMWTLGVQIVLLLAIGVLSAVAVNASSADMGGTPVLSLGFFGVLLGSICVITLGVMTIASEYGTGMIRTTLTACPSRARVLSAKAIVFFLLTFVLTTVMTSVVALIQTAMLDAEAPTGAEWLRATVGVGLYIATLGLLSLAVGALIRHSAGAITIMIGVVLLPLVLAIFMFADSLSSLREWLLEYSIPNQLSIFYDNSVTSSGGPSGWDPLWIMIGVTVVALGGAYLAMDQRDV is encoded by the coding sequence ATGACGACGCCGTCCACGCCTCCGACGCCCCAGGCGCCGCACCCCCAGCAGGCGTACCAGCAGGCCCCCGCGCCCCAGCAGTACGGGCAGGTCGTGCAGGCCGGCTACACCTCACCGATCCCGGTGCGCCCCGCCACCCTCGGCGACGCGATCGCCTCCGAGTGGACCAAGATCCGTTCCGTGCGCTCGACGATGTGGACGCTCGGCGTGCAGATCGTGCTGCTCCTCGCCATCGGGGTGCTCTCGGCGGTCGCGGTCAACGCCTCCAGCGCCGACATGGGCGGCACACCTGTGCTGAGTCTCGGCTTCTTCGGGGTGCTGCTCGGGTCGATCTGCGTGATCACGCTCGGTGTGATGACGATCGCCTCGGAGTACGGCACGGGCATGATCCGTACGACGCTGACGGCGTGCCCGAGCCGGGCCCGGGTGCTCAGCGCGAAGGCGATCGTCTTCTTCCTGCTGACGTTCGTCCTGACGACGGTGATGACCTCGGTGGTCGCCCTGATCCAGACGGCGATGCTGGACGCCGAGGCGCCCACGGGCGCGGAGTGGCTGCGCGCCACGGTCGGCGTCGGGCTCTACATCGCGACGCTGGGGCTGCTCTCGCTGGCGGTCGGCGCGCTGATCCGGCACTCGGCCGGGGCGATCACGATCATGATCGGCGTGGTGCTGCTGCCGCTGGTGCTGGCCATCTTCATGTTCGCCGACTCGCTGTCGTCGCTGCGGGAATGGCTGCTGGAGTACTCGATCCCCAACCAGCTCAGCATCTTCTACGACAACTCGGTGACCTCGTCCGGCGGCCCGTCCGGCTGGGACCCGCTGTGGATCATGATCGGGGTGACCGTCGTGGCCCTGGGCGGCGCCTATCTGGCGATGGACCAGCGCGACGTCTGA
- a CDS encoding ABC transporter ATP-binding protein, with product MIEAVGLTKRYGAKTAVYNLSFQVRPGAVTGFLGPNGSGKSTTMRMILGLDRPTAGRVTIGGHNYRSLPNAPRQVGALLDAKAVHGGRSARNHLLSLAQLAGIPDARVDEVLGVVGLQDVARRRSKGFSLGMGQRLGIAAALLGDPQVLLFDEPVNGLDPEGILWVRNLMKMLASEGRTVFVSSHLMSEMALTADHLIVIGRGQLMADMSITDFISANSADFARVRVPDNGSEQREKLTATLTEAGGQVMSEPDGALRITGLPLPRISDLAHESDVRLWELSPHQASLEEAYMRMTQGAVDYRSTVDQKAHLQEQLPPGGYGPQPGYAPPQQQVPDVPQQGWYAPPPPGQNPYATAPAPAAPAAAPPAPAAPPAAPAPAAPAEAPADLTKRDTSEDSR from the coding sequence ATGATCGAGGCAGTCGGCCTGACCAAGCGCTATGGCGCGAAGACGGCCGTGTACAACCTTTCCTTCCAGGTGCGGCCCGGTGCCGTCACCGGATTCCTCGGTCCCAACGGGTCGGGCAAATCGACCACGATGCGCATGATCCTCGGCCTGGACCGGCCGACGGCCGGCCGGGTGACCATCGGCGGCCACAACTACCGCAGCCTGCCGAACGCGCCGCGCCAGGTGGGCGCGCTGCTGGACGCCAAGGCGGTGCACGGCGGCCGCAGCGCCCGTAACCACCTGCTCTCGCTCGCCCAGCTCGCCGGCATCCCGGACGCCCGGGTGGACGAGGTGCTCGGCGTCGTCGGGCTCCAGGACGTGGCCCGCAGGCGTTCCAAGGGCTTCTCGCTGGGCATGGGGCAGCGCCTGGGCATCGCCGCCGCGCTGCTGGGCGACCCGCAGGTGCTGCTCTTCGACGAGCCGGTCAACGGTCTCGACCCGGAGGGCATCCTCTGGGTCCGCAACCTGATGAAGATGCTGGCGTCCGAGGGCCGCACGGTCTTCGTCTCCAGCCATCTGATGAGCGAGATGGCGCTGACCGCCGACCATCTGATCGTGATCGGGCGCGGCCAGCTGATGGCCGACATGAGCATCACGGACTTCATTTCGGCCAACTCCGCCGACTTCGCCCGTGTCCGGGTCCCGGACAACGGGTCCGAGCAGCGCGAGAAGCTGACCGCCACGCTCACCGAGGCGGGCGGCCAGGTCATGTCGGAGCCGGACGGCGCCCTGCGCATCACCGGTCTCCCGCTCCCCCGGATCAGCGATCTGGCCCATGAGTCGGACGTCCGCCTCTGGGAGCTCTCGCCGCACCAGGCCTCGCTGGAGGAGGCGTACATGCGGATGACGCAGGGCGCCGTGGACTACCGCTCGACGGTCGACCAGAAGGCCCATCTGCAGGAGCAGCTGCCGCCCGGCGGGTACGGGCCGCAGCCGGGGTACGCCCCGCCGCAGCAGCAGGTGCCCGATGTGCCGCAGCAGGGCTGGTACGCCCCGCCGCCGCCCGGACAGAACCCGTACGCCACCGCCCCGGCCCCTGCGGCCCCGGCGGCCGCACCGCCCGCTCCCGCGGCCCCGCCCGCCGCTCCCGCCCCGGCGGCGCCCGCCGAGGCCCCCGCAGACCTGACCAAGCGCGACACCAGCGAGGACTCCCGATGA
- a CDS encoding ATP/GTP-binding protein, which translates to MSPRRNRPRGGESPTDSAGMAGERYGGGGRSEEWQGEEWSVRPVSGASAAGKRYRCPGCDQEIPSGVPHLVAWSEYGGIDDRRHWHKACWNAKDRRTTRVQRSRNAPRY; encoded by the coding sequence GTGTCCCCGCGCCGCAACCGCCCCCGAGGCGGCGAAAGTCCCACCGACAGCGCAGGCATGGCGGGGGAGCGGTACGGCGGGGGCGGGCGCTCGGAGGAGTGGCAGGGCGAGGAGTGGTCCGTACGCCCGGTGAGCGGTGCGAGTGCGGCGGGCAAGCGCTACCGGTGCCCCGGCTGCGACCAGGAGATCCCGTCCGGGGTCCCGCACCTGGTGGCCTGGTCCGAGTACGGCGGGATCGACGACCGCAGACACTGGCACAAGGCGTGCTGGAACGCGAAGGACCGCCGCACCACCCGGGTGCAGCGGTCCAGGAACGCGCCTCGGTACTGA
- a CDS encoding SCO5389 family protein, producing MSLDVSPALLEQAERGEVDEADFVDCVRTSLPFAWEMISSLVAQLKVDGGEFADNQTPPPNEQARGQLLRALASDAIRGALQRHFGVRLAFQNCHRVAVFPLDASVDDRLAKFTSMRGQLLNQSPELRDC from the coding sequence ATGTCGCTCGACGTCTCACCGGCGCTGTTGGAACAGGCCGAGCGAGGCGAGGTCGACGAAGCCGACTTCGTCGACTGCGTCCGGACCTCCCTGCCCTTCGCATGGGAGATGATCAGCTCGTTGGTGGCTCAGCTGAAGGTCGACGGCGGGGAGTTCGCCGACAACCAGACGCCGCCGCCCAACGAGCAGGCACGTGGTCAGCTGCTGCGTGCGCTCGCGAGTGATGCGATACGCGGCGCGCTGCAGCGGCACTTCGGGGTGCGCCTGGCATTCCAGAACTGCCACCGCGTCGCGGTGTTCCCGCTGGACGCCTCGGTCGACGACCGACTGGCCAAGTTCACCTCGATGAGGGGCCAGTTGCTCAACCAGTCGCCCGAACTACGGGACTGCTGA
- a CDS encoding ATP-binding cassette domain-containing protein, giving the protein MIELDGLTKRFGNKVAVDRLSCVIRPGMVTGFLGPNGAGKSTTMRMMLDLDNPTSGSVRIDGKHYRELDEPLKYIGALLDAKSMHGGRSAYNNLLCLAQSNRIPQSRVAEVLDTVGLTAVAKKKSKGFSLGMGQRLGIASALLGDPEILMFDEPVNGLDPEGIHWIRNLMKTLASEGRTIFVSSHLMSEMALTADHLIVIGQGRLLADTSMADFIHQNSRSYVRLRSPQQERLRDVLHEEGIVAVESGNGTLEIDGATTEALGELAARHGLVLHELSSQRASLEEAFMQMTADSVEYHAHSERGAAPPPAGPQWGEQWNRPPGGSPEAPGGPGTGTGV; this is encoded by the coding sequence ATGATCGAGCTTGATGGCCTCACCAAGCGCTTCGGGAACAAGGTCGCCGTCGACCGGTTGTCGTGCGTGATCAGACCGGGAATGGTGACGGGTTTTCTGGGACCCAACGGGGCGGGCAAGTCCACCACGATGCGGATGATGCTCGATCTCGACAACCCCACCAGCGGTTCGGTGCGGATCGACGGCAAGCACTACCGCGAACTCGACGAGCCGCTGAAGTACATCGGCGCGCTGCTGGACGCCAAGTCGATGCACGGCGGCCGCAGCGCCTACAACAACCTGCTCTGCCTCGCGCAGAGCAACCGCATCCCGCAGAGCCGGGTCGCGGAGGTCCTCGACACCGTCGGCCTGACCGCGGTGGCGAAGAAGAAGTCCAAGGGCTTCTCCCTCGGCATGGGCCAGCGCCTGGGCATCGCCTCGGCGCTGCTCGGCGATCCCGAGATCCTGATGTTCGACGAGCCGGTCAACGGGCTGGACCCCGAGGGCATCCACTGGATCCGGAACCTGATGAAGACGCTCGCCTCGGAGGGCCGGACCATCTTCGTCTCCTCGCATCTGATGAGCGAGATGGCGCTGACCGCCGACCATCTGATCGTGATCGGACAGGGCAGGCTGCTCGCCGACACCTCGATGGCCGACTTCATCCACCAGAACTCCCGCAGTTACGTACGGCTGCGCTCCCCGCAGCAGGAGCGGCTGCGCGATGTCCTGCACGAGGAGGGCATCGTGGCGGTCGAGTCGGGCAACGGCACGCTGGAGATCGACGGCGCCACCACCGAGGCGCTGGGTGAGCTGGCCGCCCGGCACGGACTCGTGCTGCACGAGCTGAGTTCCCAGCGGGCCTCGCTGGAGGAGGCGTTCATGCAGATGACGGCGGATTCGGTGGAGTACCACGCGCACTCGGAGCGGGGGGCCGCGCCACCGCCGGCGGGCCCGCAGTGGGGCGAGCAGTGGAACCGCCCGCCCGGCGGCTCCCCCGAGGCCCCCGGCGGTCCCGGCACCGGAACGGGGGTGTGA
- the scy gene encoding polarized growth protein Scy, with the protein MRGYERQESHRAEDDHLSRFEAEMDRLKTDREKAVQHAEDLGYQVEVLRAKLHEARRSLATRPAYDSADIGYQAEQLLRNAQIQAEQLRNDAERELRDARAQTQRILQEHAEHQARLQAELHNEAVQRRQRLDQELAERRQTVESHVNENVAWAEQLRARTESQARRLLEESRAEAEQALAAARAEAARLADETRQRLGSEAEAARSEAESILLRARKDAERLLTAASSQAQEATTHAEQLRSSTTAETEQTRQQTSELNRAAEQRMQEAETQLREARLEAEKVLSEAKEAAVKRLAGAESQNEQRTRTAKSEIARLVGEATKDAEALRAEAEQALADARAEADRLRSEAADAARTAAAEDAAAQLAKAARAAEEVLTKASEDAKSTTRAASEEAERIRREAEAEADRLRGEAAEQADQLKGAAKDDTKEYRAKTVELQEEARRLRGEAEQLRAEAVAEGERIRGEARREAVQQIEEGAKTAEELLAKAKADAEELRGAATTESERVRGEAAERAAALRKQAEEALDRARAEAEQLRTESEEQAQSTTDAAERAAAELREETERAVAARQAEAADELARLHTEAETRVGAAEQALGEARTEAERIRRETNEESERLRAEAAERLRTLQEQAEAEAERLRDEAAADASQSRAEGEAVAVRLRGEAAAEAERLRTEAQETADRLRTEAAASAERVGTEAAEALAAAQEEANRRRREAEETLDAARVEANQERERAREQSEELLASARKRVEEAQAEAQRLVEEADARATEMVAAAEQTAQQVRDAVSGLQEQAEAEIAGLRSTAEHVAERTKAEAQEEADRVRADAYAERERAGEDAARVRRVAQEETDAAKAMAERTVSEAITESERLRAEAAEYSQRMRTDASDALASAEQDAARSRAEAREDANRMRSEAAAQADLLVSEASGEAERIRTEAAQQAARLGDEAAGEAERLRAEAAATVGSAQEHAARTREESERLRADAEAAAEQMRAEARQEADRLLDEARESASKRRADAAEQADQLINKAQEEALRAATEAEEQADTMVGAARKEAVRITSEATVEGNSLVERARTDADELLVGARRDATQIRERAEELRTRAEAEVQELHDRARRETAEQVKTVGERVDNLMKAATEQREEAAAKAKELLADANSEASKVRIAAVKRAESLLKEAEQKKATLVREAEKLRADAEAEAKRTVDEGRRELDVLVRRREDINTEISRVQDVLEALESFETPGAGGKSAGAAPSGVKAGAAAGTRSSGKPSDG; encoded by the coding sequence GTGCGGGGCTACGAACGCCAGGAGAGCCACCGAGCTGAAGACGACCATCTCTCGCGGTTCGAAGCCGAGATGGACCGGCTGAAGACCGACCGGGAGAAGGCCGTCCAGCACGCCGAGGACCTCGGTTACCAGGTCGAGGTCTTGCGTGCCAAGCTGCACGAGGCACGGCGCAGTCTGGCGACCCGTCCCGCCTACGACAGCGCGGACATCGGCTACCAGGCGGAGCAGCTGCTCCGCAACGCCCAGATCCAGGCCGAGCAGCTGCGCAACGACGCCGAGCGCGAGCTGCGCGACGCCCGTGCGCAGACGCAGCGGATCCTCCAGGAGCACGCGGAGCACCAGGCCCGGCTCCAGGCGGAGCTCCACAACGAGGCCGTGCAGCGGCGCCAGCGGCTCGACCAGGAGCTCGCGGAGCGCCGCCAGACCGTCGAGTCCCATGTCAACGAGAACGTCGCGTGGGCCGAGCAGCTGCGGGCCAGGACCGAGTCCCAGGCCCGCCGGCTCCTGGAGGAGTCCCGCGCCGAGGCCGAGCAGGCGCTCGCCGCCGCCCGGGCGGAGGCCGCCCGGCTGGCCGACGAGACGCGTCAGCGGCTCGGTTCCGAGGCCGAGGCCGCCCGCTCCGAGGCCGAGTCGATCCTGCTGCGCGCCCGCAAGGACGCCGAGCGGCTGCTGACCGCCGCCTCCAGCCAGGCGCAGGAGGCGACCACCCACGCCGAGCAGCTGCGTTCCTCGACGACCGCCGAGACCGAGCAGACCCGTCAGCAGACCAGTGAGCTGAACCGGGCCGCCGAGCAGCGCATGCAGGAGGCCGAGACCCAGCTGCGCGAGGCCCGGCTGGAGGCCGAGAAGGTCCTCTCCGAGGCGAAGGAGGCCGCGGTCAAGCGGCTGGCCGGCGCCGAGTCGCAGAACGAGCAGCGCACCCGTACCGCCAAGTCGGAGATCGCCCGGCTGGTCGGCGAGGCCACCAAGGACGCCGAGGCCCTCAGGGCGGAGGCCGAGCAGGCGCTCGCCGACGCCCGCGCCGAGGCGGACCGGCTCCGCTCGGAGGCGGCCGACGCCGCGCGTACGGCTGCGGCCGAGGACGCCGCGGCCCAGCTCGCCAAGGCGGCCCGTGCCGCCGAGGAGGTGCTGACCAAGGCCTCCGAGGACGCGAAGTCGACCACCCGCGCGGCGAGCGAGGAGGCCGAGCGGATCCGCCGCGAGGCGGAGGCCGAGGCGGACCGGCTGCGCGGCGAGGCCGCCGAGCAGGCCGACCAGCTCAAGGGCGCGGCCAAGGACGACACCAAGGAGTACCGGGCCAAGACGGTCGAGCTCCAGGAGGAGGCCCGCCGGCTGCGCGGCGAGGCCGAGCAGCTGCGGGCCGAGGCGGTCGCCGAGGGCGAGCGGATCCGCGGCGAGGCCCGCCGCGAGGCCGTCCAGCAGATCGAGGAGGGCGCGAAGACCGCCGAGGAGCTGCTCGCGAAGGCCAAGGCCGACGCGGAGGAGCTGCGCGGCGCCGCGACCACCGAGAGCGAGCGGGTCCGGGGCGAGGCCGCCGAGCGCGCGGCCGCGCTGCGCAAGCAGGCGGAGGAGGCCCTCGACCGGGCCCGCGCCGAGGCCGAGCAGCTGCGTACGGAGTCCGAGGAGCAGGCGCAGTCGACGACGGACGCGGCCGAGCGGGCGGCGGCCGAGCTGCGCGAGGAGACCGAGCGCGCGGTCGCGGCCCGGCAGGCGGAGGCGGCCGACGAGCTGGCCCGGCTGCACACCGAGGCGGAGACCAGGGTCGGCGCGGCCGAACAGGCGCTGGGCGAGGCCCGCACCGAGGCCGAGCGCATCCGGCGCGAGACGAACGAGGAGTCGGAGCGGCTGCGCGCCGAGGCCGCCGAGCGGCTGCGCACGCTCCAGGAGCAGGCCGAGGCCGAGGCGGAGCGGCTGCGCGACGAGGCCGCGGCGGACGCGTCCCAGTCGCGGGCCGAGGGCGAGGCCGTCGCCGTACGGCTGCGCGGCGAGGCCGCCGCCGAGGCCGAGCGGCTCAGGACCGAGGCGCAGGAGACCGCCGACCGGCTGCGGACGGAGGCGGCGGCATCCGCCGAGCGGGTGGGCACGGAGGCCGCCGAGGCGCTGGCCGCCGCCCAGGAGGAGGCGAACCGGCGCCGCCGCGAGGCCGAGGAGACCCTCGACGCGGCACGGGTCGAGGCGAACCAGGAGCGCGAGCGGGCCCGGGAGCAGAGCGAGGAGCTTCTCGCCTCCGCCCGCAAGCGGGTCGAGGAGGCGCAGGCCGAGGCCCAGCGCCTGGTCGAGGAGGCGGACGCCCGCGCGACGGAGATGGTCGCCGCGGCCGAGCAGACCGCCCAGCAGGTACGGGACGCGGTCAGCGGGCTCCAGGAGCAGGCCGAGGCGGAGATCGCCGGGCTGCGCTCCACCGCCGAGCATGTCGCGGAGCGGACGAAGGCCGAGGCGCAGGAGGAGGCGGACCGGGTCCGCGCCGACGCCTACGCGGAGCGGGAGCGGGCCGGCGAGGACGCCGCCCGGGTCCGCCGGGTGGCGCAGGAGGAGACCGACGCCGCCAAGGCCATGGCCGAGCGGACGGTGTCCGAGGCGATCACGGAGTCGGAGCGGCTGCGCGCCGAGGCCGCGGAGTACAGCCAGCGGATGCGTACCGACGCGTCCGACGCCCTGGCCTCGGCCGAGCAGGACGCCGCGCGCAGCCGGGCGGAGGCCCGCGAGGATGCCAACCGGATGCGGTCCGAGGCGGCGGCCCAGGCCGATCTGCTGGTCTCCGAGGCGAGCGGCGAGGCCGAGCGGATCCGTACCGAGGCGGCACAGCAGGCGGCCCGGCTCGGTGACGAGGCGGCCGGTGAGGCCGAGCGGCTGCGGGCGGAGGCGGCGGCGACCGTCGGTTCGGCGCAGGAGCACGCGGCCCGGACCCGCGAGGAGTCGGAGCGGCTGCGCGCGGACGCCGAGGCGGCGGCCGAGCAGATGCGGGCCGAGGCGCGGCAGGAGGCGGACCGGCTGCTGGACGAGGCGCGCGAGTCGGCGTCCAAGCGCCGGGCGGACGCCGCCGAGCAGGCGGACCAGCTCATCAACAAGGCCCAGGAGGAGGCGCTGCGCGCCGCCACCGAGGCCGAGGAGCAGGCCGACACGATGGTCGGCGCGGCCCGCAAGGAGGCCGTGCGGATCACCTCCGAGGCGACCGTCGAGGGCAACTCCCTGGTGGAACGGGCCCGGACGGACGCGGACGAGCTACTGGTCGGTGCGCGCCGGGACGCCACCCAGATCCGGGAGCGGGCCGAGGAGCTCAGGACCCGGGCCGAGGCCGAGGTCCAGGAGCTGCACGACCGGGCGCGGCGGGAGACGGCCGAGCAGGTCAAGACGGTCGGCGAGCGCGTCGACAACTTGATGAAGGCGGCGACCGAGCAGCGCGAGGAGGCCGCGGCCAAGGCCAAGGAGCTGCTGGCGGACGCGAATTCGGAGGCGAGCAAGGTCCGGATCGCCGCCGTGAAGCGGGCCGAGTCGCTGCTGAAGGAGGCCGAGCAGAAGAAGGCCACCCTGGTGCGCGAGGCCGAGAAGCTGCGGGCGGACGCCGAGGCGGAGGCCAAGCGGACGGTCGACGAGGGCCGGCGCGAGCTGGACGTCCTGGTGCGCCGGCGCGAGGACATCAACACGGAGATCTCCCGTGTCCAGGACGTGCTGGAGGCGTTGGAGTCTTTCGAGACCCCCGGGGCGGGCGGCAAGAGTGCGGGCGCGGCGCCGTCCGGCGTCAAGGCCGGAGCCGCGGCGGGTACTCGTTCGAGTGGTAAGCCGTCCGATGGGTAG
- a CDS encoding LLM class flavin-dependent oxidoreductase: MRVGTFVLAAQFPGQGPGEALHRAIRSAEVAEESGLDSVWLAEHHFVPYGVCPSAVTLAALLLGRTRRIRVGTAVSVLPTQHPVALGEQAALLHLTSGGRFTLGVGRGGPWIDLEVFGGGLEAYEKGFPESLGLLLDWLREPRVAGRGERYGFREVAVVPRAGELLDRDGTECDPGPEVIVACTSPKTVRLAAEHGLPMLLGMHCGDEEKAEMVALWRSCALAAGHCPDSVRRAAHVSAGVAQIADRAEDAAETLVKAMPGWLRQGLDAHVTVDGRHRVMRDPVGYTELLCSIHPVGPPGLAADRLAATAERTGITRFALLVEGSGDLVATEENVARLGTEVLPLLE, from the coding sequence ATGCGAGTGGGAACGTTCGTACTGGCGGCCCAGTTTCCGGGCCAGGGCCCGGGTGAGGCGCTGCACCGCGCGATCCGGTCCGCCGAGGTCGCGGAGGAGTCCGGGCTGGACTCGGTCTGGCTGGCCGAACATCATTTCGTGCCGTACGGGGTCTGCCCGTCCGCCGTGACACTGGCCGCCCTGCTGCTCGGCCGCACCCGCAGAATCCGCGTCGGCACGGCGGTGAGCGTGCTGCCGACCCAGCATCCGGTGGCGCTGGGCGAGCAGGCCGCGCTGCTCCACCTCACCAGCGGCGGCCGCTTCACCCTCGGCGTCGGCCGGGGCGGGCCCTGGATCGACCTGGAGGTCTTCGGCGGCGGCCTGGAGGCCTACGAGAAGGGCTTCCCCGAGTCGCTGGGCCTCCTGCTCGACTGGCTGCGCGAACCCCGCGTGGCGGGCCGCGGCGAGCGGTACGGCTTCCGGGAGGTGGCGGTCGTCCCCCGGGCCGGCGAACTGCTCGACCGGGACGGCACCGAGTGCGACCCCGGCCCCGAGGTGATCGTCGCGTGCACCTCGCCGAAGACCGTGAGGCTCGCCGCCGAGCACGGCCTGCCGATGCTGCTCGGGATGCACTGCGGGGACGAGGAGAAGGCCGAGATGGTCGCGCTGTGGCGGTCCTGCGCGCTGGCCGCGGGCCACTGCCCCGACAGCGTGCGCCGGGCCGCGCATGTGTCGGCGGGGGTGGCGCAGATCGCCGACCGCGCGGAGGACGCTGCGGAGACGCTGGTGAAGGCGATGCCCGGCTGGCTGCGCCAGGGGCTCGACGCGCATGTGACGGTCGACGGCCGGCACCGCGTGATGCGCGATCCGGTCGGCTATACGGAGCTGCTGTGCTCGATTCATCCGGTCGGCCCGCCGGGGCTCGCCGCGGATCGTCTCGCGGCCACCGCGGAGCGTACGGGCATCACCCGCTTCGCGCTGCTGGTGGAGGGTTCCGGAGATCTCGTGGCCACGGAGGAGAACGTAGCGCGGCTGGGCACCGAGGTGCTTCCGCTCCTCGAATGA
- a CDS encoding cellulose-binding protein, translating to MSDPSSPFGFELVRRGYDRGQVDDRITKLVADRDSALARITSLEKRIEELHLETQNAQAQVNDAEPSYAGLGARVEKILRLAEEEAKDLREEARRAAEQHRELAESAAQQVRNDAETFAAERKAKAEDDGVRIVEKAKGEATTLRSDAQKDAAQKREEADALFEETRAKAAQAAADFETNLAKRRDQSERDLASRQAKAEKRLAEIEHRAEQLRLEAEKLRTDAERRARQTVETAQRQSEDIVADANAKADRIRSESERELAALTNRRDSINAQLTNVREMLATLTGAAVAAAGAPADEEPASRGVPAQQTR from the coding sequence ATGAGTGACCCTTCCTCCCCCTTCGGCTTCGAGCTCGTGCGGCGTGGTTACGACCGCGGTCAGGTGGATGACCGCATTACCAAGCTCGTCGCCGACCGTGATAGTGCTCTCGCCCGCATCACATCGCTGGAAAAGCGCATCGAGGAACTCCACCTCGAAACGCAGAACGCCCAGGCCCAGGTGAACGACGCGGAGCCGTCGTACGCCGGTCTCGGCGCGCGTGTGGAGAAGATTCTCCGCCTGGCCGAGGAGGAGGCGAAGGACCTGCGCGAGGAGGCCCGTCGCGCCGCCGAGCAGCACCGCGAGCTGGCCGAGTCCGCCGCGCAGCAGGTGCGCAACGACGCCGAGACCTTCGCCGCCGAGCGCAAGGCCAAGGCCGAGGACGACGGCGTCCGCATCGTCGAGAAGGCCAAGGGTGAGGCCACCACGCTGCGCTCGGACGCGCAGAAGGACGCCGCCCAGAAGCGCGAGGAGGCCGACGCCCTCTTCGAGGAGACCCGCGCCAAGGCCGCCCAGGCCGCCGCGGACTTCGAGACCAACCTCGCCAAGCGCCGCGACCAGTCGGAGCGCGACCTCGCGTCCCGTCAGGCCAAGGCCGAGAAGCGTCTGGCCGAGATCGAGCACCGCGCCGAGCAGCTCCGTCTGGAGGCCGAGAAGCTCCGTACGGACGCCGAGCGCCGCGCCCGTCAGACGGTGGAGACCGCTCAGCGCCAGTCCGAGGACATCGTGGCCGACGCGAACGCGAAGGCCGACCGGATCCGCAGCGAGTCGGAGCGCGAGCTGGCGGCGCTCACCAACCGCCGCGACTCGATCAACGCGCAGCTGACCAACGTCCGCGAGATGCTGGCGACGCTGACCGGTGCCGCGGTGGCCGCCGCCGGTGCCCCCGCCGACGAGGAGCCCGCCTCCCGCGGCGTCCCGGCCCAGCAGACCCGCTGA